A portion of the Candidatus Palauibacter australiensis genome contains these proteins:
- a CDS encoding ABC transporter permease yields LLIGVENVRVGMRESFSNTISQTDLIVGTKGGTIQLLLYSVFGMGAPTENVSWEAYQQWAEHPAIEWTIPYGLGDSHRGFRVIGTNEDFYRHYRYRGGQEIALAEGRANADLFDVTLGADVAAELNYAMGDEISVTHGLDEMGFVSHDHMPFTVVGILDKTFTPVDRALYVTLEGMEAIHWEDGAPPASDDGHVHDDEAETTPADDGHAHDDEAEAAPADDGHAHDDEAEAAPADDGHAHDDEAEAAHDEDDHAHDEDDGHAHDEDEHAHDDEAEPAPADDGHVHAEDISIEDVEVTQVTSFFVGTTDRRDVLQLQREINDFEDEPMMAVLPGVALNEMWQGLGYAETGLRLVAIFVVLVGLLGMLVSLYTSLNERRREMAILRAVGAGPNRIVALLVLESVCLSAAGALAGLALVYGLLAAGQSIVEAQVGLFIPIRPPGPIELLLLGAVVTAGFLMGFVPAFKAYRTALHDGLAVRV; encoded by the coding sequence CTCCTGATCGGCGTCGAGAACGTGCGCGTGGGCATGCGCGAAAGCTTCTCCAACACGATCAGCCAGACCGATCTGATCGTGGGCACCAAGGGCGGCACGATCCAGTTGCTGTTGTATTCGGTCTTCGGCATGGGAGCGCCGACGGAGAACGTTTCGTGGGAGGCCTACCAGCAGTGGGCGGAGCACCCCGCGATCGAGTGGACCATCCCCTATGGCCTGGGGGACAGCCACCGGGGATTCCGGGTCATCGGCACGAACGAGGACTTCTATCGCCACTATCGCTACCGCGGAGGTCAGGAAATCGCGCTGGCGGAGGGGCGGGCGAACGCGGACCTGTTCGACGTGACGCTGGGCGCCGACGTGGCGGCTGAGCTGAACTACGCGATGGGGGACGAGATCTCGGTGACGCACGGGCTCGACGAGATGGGCTTCGTGAGCCACGACCACATGCCCTTCACCGTCGTGGGCATCCTCGACAAGACGTTCACCCCCGTTGACCGCGCCCTCTACGTGACCCTGGAGGGCATGGAGGCCATCCACTGGGAGGACGGCGCGCCGCCGGCGTCGGACGACGGGCACGTCCACGACGACGAGGCCGAGACGACCCCCGCGGACGACGGCCACGCCCATGACGACGAGGCCGAGGCAGCCCCCGCGGACGACGGCCACGCCCACGACGACGAGGCGGAAGCGGCCCCCGCGGACGACGGCCACGCCCACGACGACGAGGCCGAGGCAGCCCACGACGAAGACGACCACGCCCACGACGAAGACGACGGCCACGCCCACGACGAAGATGAGCACGCCCATGACGACGAGGCCGAGCCGGCCCCCGCGGACGACGGGCACGTCCATGCGGAGGACATCTCGATTGAGGATGTCGAAGTCACGCAGGTGACCTCGTTCTTCGTGGGCACGACCGACCGCCGCGACGTGCTCCAGTTGCAGCGCGAGATCAACGACTTCGAGGACGAGCCGATGATGGCCGTGCTCCCCGGAGTCGCCCTGAACGAGATGTGGCAGGGCCTGGGCTACGCCGAGACCGGCCTCCGCCTGGTGGCCATCTTCGTGGTCCTGGTGGGGCTGCTGGGGATGCTGGTCTCGCTCTACACATCGCTCAACGAGCGGCGGCGGGAGATGGCGATCCTGCGCGCCGTCGGAGCCGGACCGAACCGGATCGTCGCCCTGTTGGTGCTCGAGTCCGTGTGCCTGTCCGCGGCGGGGGCGCTGGCGGGACTCGCACTCGTGTACGGGCTGCTCGCGGCCGGTCAGTCGATTGTCGAGGCGCAGGTGGGGCTCTTCATCCCGATCCGGCCGCCCGGCCCCATCGAGTTGCTCCTTCTCGGCGCCGTGGTGACGGCCGGATTCCTGATGGGCTTCGTGCCGGCGTTCAAGGCCTACCGCACCGCCCTCCACGACGGGCTGGCCGTGCGGGTCTAG
- the folE2 gene encoding GTP cyclohydrolase FolE2: protein MAPLADVQAHPDTRRVPISRVGVQNVRFPISVRDRRKTAQHTIANIDMSVDLPHDFKGTHMSRFMEILNSYDDEISVEALPAILRTMRERLHAETAHLGISFPYFVEKEAPVTGAVGLLSYDCAFDASSGAEDDFILTVKIPVTTLCPCSREISARGAHNQRSIVTVKTRFTGRLWIEDIVALVDASASCELYPVLKRADEKWVTEHAYDNPRFVEDLVREVTLRLRALRQVTWFSVHVVNFESIHEHDAYAQVEEPARASS, encoded by the coding sequence GTGGCCCCGCTGGCCGACGTGCAGGCTCATCCCGACACGCGCAGGGTGCCGATCAGTCGGGTGGGCGTACAGAACGTCCGCTTTCCCATCTCGGTGCGGGACCGCCGGAAGACGGCCCAGCACACGATCGCCAACATCGACATGTCCGTGGACCTTCCCCACGACTTCAAGGGAACCCACATGAGCCGCTTCATGGAGATCCTCAATTCGTACGATGACGAGATCTCGGTGGAAGCGCTGCCCGCCATCCTGCGCACGATGCGTGAGCGTCTCCATGCCGAGACCGCCCACCTCGGCATCTCCTTCCCCTACTTCGTGGAGAAGGAAGCGCCCGTGACCGGCGCGGTGGGCCTGCTGTCGTACGACTGCGCCTTCGACGCCTCCAGCGGAGCGGAGGACGACTTCATCCTCACGGTCAAGATTCCCGTGACCACGCTGTGTCCCTGTTCCCGGGAGATCAGCGCGCGCGGGGCGCACAACCAGCGCAGCATCGTCACCGTCAAGACGCGCTTCACGGGGCGGCTCTGGATCGAGGACATCGTGGCGCTGGTGGACGCATCGGCCTCGTGCGAGCTCTATCCGGTGCTGAAGCGGGCCGACGAGAAGTGGGTCACGGAGCACGCGTACGACAATCCGCGCTTCGTCGAGGACCTGGTCCGGGAGGTCACGCTCCGCCTCCGCGCCCTGCGCCAGGTGACCTGGTTCAGCGTCCACGTCGTCAACTTCGAGTCGATCCACGAGCACGACGCATACGCGCAGGTCGAGGAGCCCGCCCGCGCTTCGAGCTGA
- the mog gene encoding molybdopterin adenylyltransferase has protein sequence MDNSSTGPGAVVARIGIVSVSDRAARGEYEDRGGPAVKAYLTEVLTSPWEADARVIPDEEELIQATLVELVDTVGCCLVIATGGTGPAPRDVTPEATAAVLEKELAGFGEAMRAVSRPHVPTAILSRQTAGVRGSALIITLPGSPKAVAECLDAVFAAVPDCVDLIGGPRLETDPDRVEAYRPH, from the coding sequence ATGGACAATTCATCGACAGGGCCAGGCGCCGTCGTCGCGCGGATCGGCATCGTCTCGGTTTCGGACCGCGCCGCCCGGGGAGAATACGAAGACCGGGGCGGTCCGGCGGTCAAGGCGTATCTCACTGAAGTCCTCACCTCGCCCTGGGAGGCGGACGCGCGCGTCATCCCGGACGAGGAGGAGCTGATCCAGGCGACGCTGGTCGAACTGGTCGACACGGTCGGATGTTGCCTCGTCATCGCCACCGGGGGCACGGGTCCCGCCCCGCGCGACGTCACGCCGGAGGCGACCGCCGCAGTGCTGGAGAAGGAACTCGCCGGCTTCGGCGAAGCCATGCGTGCGGTCTCCCGGCCCCACGTGCCGACCGCGATCCTCTCGCGCCAGACGGCGGGGGTGCGCGGTTCGGCGCTGATCATCACCCTCCCGGGGTCGCCCAAGGCCGTGGCCGAATGTCTGGACGCGGTCTTCGCGGCAGTGCCCGACTGCGTCGACCTCATCGGCGGGCCGCGCCTGGAGACGGATCCGGACCGGGTGGAGGCGTATCGCCCGCACTGA
- a CDS encoding argininosuccinate synthase yields MNTRTKKNVKRVALAYSGGLDTSVMVTWLKENYDCEVVAAVVDVGQREDFDEIREKALATGAIACRVVDLRERFLTECAFPALRAGAVYEGRYLLGTSLARPVIAAAQVEVAREFDCDAVAHGCTGKGNDQVRFELAYQALAPDLTVIAPWREWEVTSREDAFAYAAKRDIPVPGSPRKLYSIDRNLWHTSFEGGILEDPTAATPDELRELTVDPAEAPDTPEDVTISFERGVPVALDGEALAPVALVQRLNETAGTHGVGRVDLVENRLVGMKSRGVYETPAGTVLLAALADLEALTLDRDTAGFKRGIADRYGELVYQGLWFSPLRAAFDAFLDEAHAMSTGDVTVRLFKGSAMPVARTSRFSLYREDLATFEEDSVYDQADAGGFVRLWGLPSSLAARVRAAAADDGRDWAATASVETLRGASKPTRRPGRAVASGSG; encoded by the coding sequence ATGAATACACGCACGAAGAAGAACGTGAAGCGGGTCGCCCTGGCGTACTCCGGCGGCCTCGATACATCGGTGATGGTCACCTGGTTGAAGGAGAACTACGACTGCGAAGTGGTCGCGGCCGTGGTGGACGTCGGACAGCGGGAAGACTTCGACGAGATCCGCGAGAAGGCGCTCGCGACGGGGGCCATCGCCTGCCGCGTCGTCGACCTCCGCGAGCGGTTCCTCACCGAGTGCGCGTTCCCGGCGCTCAGGGCGGGGGCCGTGTACGAGGGCCGCTACCTGCTCGGGACGTCCCTCGCCCGGCCCGTGATCGCGGCCGCCCAGGTCGAGGTCGCGCGGGAGTTCGACTGCGACGCCGTCGCGCACGGCTGCACCGGGAAGGGCAACGACCAGGTGCGCTTCGAACTCGCCTACCAGGCGCTCGCCCCGGACCTGACCGTCATCGCCCCCTGGCGCGAGTGGGAGGTCACGTCGCGTGAGGACGCCTTCGCCTATGCGGCAAAGCGCGATATCCCGGTGCCGGGGAGCCCCCGGAAGCTCTACAGCATCGACCGTAACCTGTGGCACACCTCGTTCGAGGGCGGCATCCTCGAGGATCCGACCGCCGCGACGCCGGACGAGTTGCGAGAACTGACGGTCGACCCGGCAGAGGCGCCGGACACGCCGGAGGACGTCACGATCTCGTTCGAGCGCGGCGTCCCGGTGGCGCTCGACGGCGAAGCACTCGCGCCGGTGGCGCTCGTTCAGCGGCTGAACGAGACGGCCGGGACCCACGGCGTGGGGCGCGTCGACCTCGTGGAGAACCGGCTCGTCGGCATGAAGAGCCGCGGGGTCTACGAGACGCCGGCCGGGACCGTCCTGCTCGCCGCGCTCGCGGACCTGGAGGCGCTGACGCTCGACCGGGACACGGCGGGCTTCAAGCGCGGCATCGCCGACCGGTATGGCGAACTCGTCTACCAGGGTCTCTGGTTCTCGCCGCTGCGGGCCGCCTTCGACGCGTTCCTCGACGAGGCGCACGCCATGTCGACCGGGGACGTCACCGTGCGGCTGTTCAAGGGTTCCGCGATGCCCGTGGCGCGCACGTCCCGCTTCTCGCTGTACCGGGAAGATCTCGCCACGTTCGAGGAGGACTCGGTCTACGACCAGGCCGACGCGGGCGGGTTCGTCCGCCTGTGGGGCCTCCCCTCGAGTCTCGCCGCGCGGGTGCGGGCGGCGGCGGCGGACGACGGCCGGGACTGGGCCGCGACCGCCTCCGTGGAGACCCTGCGAGGTGCGTCGAAGCCGACGCGGCGGCCCGGGCGGGCGGTGGCGTCCGGCTCAGGCTGA
- the argH gene encoding argininosuccinate lyase, whose translation MPDNARPDNALWGGRFAVPVHPAIQEFTNSLPFDRRLVRHDLLASLAHARMLRETEILNRSDSDLILSGLSEILREVETGELVVEGPDEDVHTWIERTLVERVGDAGQRLHTARSRNDQTAVALRLYVRERLEDILSGVAGLQRVLSGQAATFRETFLPGYTHLQRGQPVSLAHHLLAHVAALAADAERLRAAHRLAGVSPLGAGALAGTSFPIDPARSATLLGLDRTFANSMHIVGDRDYVLDAAYACAMLSVHLSRWADEIVLWSTREFGFIELDDSVAQGSSIMPQKKNPEAAEILRGKSARAIGNVAALLALVKGLPLTFNSDFQEDKERLFDTLDTADWSLAAAIAVARGVNYRADAMEAALAGGMLTATELADHLVRRGVPFRRAHHQAGEAVRMAEERGVELWDLDLETLRACCPSAGDDVHDVLRPDAAVAAHGSPGGPAPGRVLEQLQEVDREVTALEAWLDGRGDPPIRRAHLEERLLDAVLA comes from the coding sequence ATGCCGGACAATGCGCGGCCGGACAACGCGCTGTGGGGCGGGCGCTTCGCGGTGCCTGTGCATCCGGCGATCCAGGAGTTCACGAACTCGCTGCCGTTCGACCGCCGGCTGGTCCGGCACGACCTCCTCGCGAGCCTCGCGCACGCCCGCATGCTGCGCGAGACGGAGATCCTCAACCGGAGCGACAGCGACCTGATCCTGTCCGGGCTGTCGGAGATCCTGCGGGAGGTGGAGACCGGCGAACTCGTGGTCGAAGGTCCGGACGAGGACGTGCACACGTGGATCGAACGCACACTCGTCGAGCGCGTGGGGGACGCCGGCCAGCGGCTCCACACGGCACGGAGCCGGAACGACCAGACGGCGGTCGCGCTGCGGCTGTACGTGCGGGAGCGCCTCGAGGACATCCTCTCCGGCGTCGCCGGGCTGCAGCGCGTGCTCAGCGGCCAGGCGGCCACCTTCCGCGAGACCTTCCTGCCCGGCTATACGCACCTGCAGCGGGGGCAGCCCGTGAGCCTCGCGCACCATCTGCTCGCCCACGTGGCCGCGCTCGCCGCGGACGCGGAACGGCTCCGGGCGGCGCACCGGCTCGCGGGCGTGTCGCCGCTCGGCGCCGGGGCGCTGGCCGGCACCTCGTTCCCGATCGATCCGGCCCGCAGCGCCACCCTGCTCGGGCTCGACCGTACCTTCGCCAACAGCATGCACATCGTCGGCGACCGCGACTACGTGCTCGACGCGGCCTACGCGTGCGCCATGCTCTCGGTACACCTGTCGCGCTGGGCGGACGAAATCGTGCTCTGGTCCACGCGGGAGTTCGGGTTCATCGAACTCGACGACTCCGTGGCGCAGGGCAGCAGCATCATGCCGCAGAAGAAGAACCCCGAGGCGGCCGAGATCCTGCGCGGCAAGTCGGCCCGGGCGATCGGGAACGTGGCGGCGCTGCTCGCGCTGGTGAAGGGGCTTCCGCTCACCTTCAACAGCGACTTTCAGGAAGACAAGGAACGCCTGTTCGACACGCTCGACACGGCGGATTGGTCCCTCGCGGCAGCGATTGCGGTGGCGCGGGGTGTTAACTACAGGGCGGACGCGATGGAAGCCGCGCTCGCGGGTGGGATGCTGACCGCCACCGAGCTCGCCGACCATCTCGTCCGCCGCGGCGTCCCGTTTCGGAGGGCGCACCATCAGGCGGGAGAGGCGGTACGGATGGCTGAAGAACGCGGCGTGGAGCTGTGGGATCTGGACCTCGAGACGCTGAGGGCGTGCTGTCCGTCTGCGGGTGACGACGTGCACGATGTGCTGCGCCCGGACGCCGCCGTCGCCGCGCACGGTTCGCCCGGCGGGCCGGCGCCGGGACGCGTGCTGGAGCAGTTGCAGGAGGTCGACCGCGAGGTGACGGCGCTCGAGGCCTGGCTCGACGGGCGCGGCGACCCGCCGATCCGGCGTGCCCACCTGGAGGAACGTCTGCTGGACGCGGTGCTCGCATGA
- a CDS encoding arginine repressor, protein MTPDRRRTRERAILHIIDTRPIRSQIELVAALAREGISTTQTTLSRDFQRLGIVKRSDAGGPRYHRPGRDTTPPCPQRMLAATLSELALDIGPGNALFAIRTLSGCANAVAIALDEADLDGVLATVAGDDTILVLCRNAKTRSALVNELRSLAQL, encoded by the coding sequence ATGACGCCCGACCGCCGCAGGACCCGCGAGCGGGCGATCCTTCATATCATCGACACCCGGCCGATCCGGAGCCAGATCGAACTCGTGGCGGCGCTTGCGCGCGAGGGGATCTCGACCACCCAGACGACGCTGTCACGGGACTTCCAGCGCCTCGGCATCGTGAAGCGGTCCGACGCCGGCGGACCCCGGTATCACCGCCCGGGGCGGGACACGACGCCGCCCTGCCCCCAGCGCATGCTGGCGGCGACGCTGAGCGAACTGGCGCTGGACATCGGCCCCGGCAACGCGCTATTCGCCATTCGCACCCTGAGCGGCTGCGCCAACGCCGTCGCGATCGCCCTCGACGAGGCGGATCTCGATGGCGTCCTGGCGACGGTGGCGGGAGATGACACGATCCTCGTCCTGTGCCGCAACGCGAAGACCCGGTCCGCCCTCGTCAACGAACTGAGATCCCTCGCCCAACTCTAG
- a CDS encoding amidohydrolase family protein, protein MTLDNRGARLPASALATAWLAVLVFAACASPESSPGSGDAATGEGEVADLVILGGRVMDPETRLDAVRDVAVAGGRVTAIAEGGVAGRDTIDAAGLVVAPGFVDLHAHGQDTVSAKLQALDGVTTALEMELGVYPVAEWVASREGTAPIHFGATVSHPGARTKLLAGFDVGHSVMTPPGEASPFEFDAVYGSIDDDQVLELNGLIAAGLEEGGLGIGFGITYTPGASRTEIYRVFQLAAAQGAPAYVHIRGENSGGTLGAFQEVIANALSTGASLHIVHMNSSADEMARMTLEMIRGARERGVDITTESYPYTAGSTRIESALFDPWEGRSDEEYGRLQWSGTPERLNAGSFRRYRDLGGWVVIHGRSEETNEWIVAQPDVIVASDGIPYLYQAIHPRGAGTYSRVLGYYVRERGALSLMDALAKMTILPAQRVEGFAPVMARKGRVQVGADADIVVFDPETIIDRATYADPAAPSEGVRYLLVEGTPVVRDGELIPGVYPGRPILSGTP, encoded by the coding sequence ATGACGCTCGACAACCGTGGCGCCCGCCTGCCGGCCTCGGCGCTCGCAACCGCGTGGCTGGCGGTCCTCGTCTTCGCGGCGTGCGCGTCTCCCGAGAGTTCCCCCGGAAGCGGGGACGCGGCCACGGGAGAGGGAGAGGTCGCGGACCTCGTCATCCTCGGCGGCCGGGTCATGGATCCGGAGACGCGACTCGACGCCGTGCGGGACGTCGCGGTCGCCGGCGGACGCGTCACGGCCATCGCCGAAGGGGGCGTCGCGGGCCGGGACACGATCGACGCCGCCGGCCTCGTCGTCGCGCCCGGCTTCGTCGACCTGCACGCGCACGGACAGGACACGGTGAGCGCGAAGCTCCAGGCGCTGGACGGCGTGACGACGGCCCTCGAGATGGAACTCGGCGTGTACCCCGTGGCCGAATGGGTCGCCTCCCGGGAGGGGACGGCGCCCATCCACTTCGGCGCGACGGTGAGCCACCCGGGCGCGCGCACGAAGCTGCTCGCGGGCTTCGACGTCGGCCACTCGGTGATGACGCCGCCGGGCGAAGCCAGCCCCTTCGAGTTCGACGCGGTCTACGGGTCGATCGACGACGACCAGGTCCTCGAACTGAACGGGCTCATCGCCGCGGGTCTGGAGGAGGGCGGGCTCGGGATCGGGTTCGGCATCACGTACACGCCGGGCGCCTCGCGGACGGAGATCTACCGCGTCTTCCAGCTCGCGGCCGCGCAGGGGGCGCCGGCCTACGTGCACATCCGGGGCGAGAACTCGGGCGGCACGCTGGGGGCCTTCCAGGAGGTGATCGCGAACGCGCTCTCGACCGGGGCATCGCTCCACATCGTCCACATGAACTCGAGCGCCGACGAGATGGCGCGCATGACGCTGGAGATGATCCGAGGCGCGCGCGAACGCGGTGTCGACATCACGACGGAGTCCTATCCCTATACCGCGGGCTCGACGCGGATCGAATCGGCCCTGTTCGACCCGTGGGAGGGCCGCTCCGACGAGGAATACGGCCGCCTGCAGTGGTCGGGCACGCCGGAACGGCTGAACGCGGGGAGCTTCCGGCGCTACCGGGACCTGGGCGGCTGGGTCGTGATCCACGGGAGGAGCGAGGAGACGAACGAGTGGATCGTCGCGCAGCCCGACGTGATCGTGGCGAGCGACGGGATCCCCTACCTGTACCAGGCGATCCACCCGCGCGGCGCCGGCACCTATTCGCGGGTGCTCGGCTACTACGTGCGCGAGCGCGGGGCGCTGAGCCTCATGGACGCGCTCGCGAAGATGACGATCCTGCCGGCCCAGCGGGTCGAGGGCTTCGCCCCGGTCATGGCCCGGAAGGGAAGGGTCCAGGTCGGCGCCGACGCGGACATCGTCGTGTTCGATCCCGAGACGATCATCGACCGCGCCACCTACGCCGACCCGGCGGCCCCCTCAGAGGGCGTCCGCTACCTCCTGGTCGAGGGCACGCCCGTCGTCCGCGACGGCGAACTCATCCCCGGCGTCTACCCCGGCCGCCCCATCCTGAGCGGCACCCCTTAG
- a CDS encoding FAD-binding protein has protein sequence MSTIAQTQRTPLPAALENELERAFGDRFTTAEAMRQQHGEGESFHANEPPDAVVFPESTAEVSAVVRACHRHDVPIIGFGAGTSLEGHVAALRGGVTIATSGLARLIELNPEDMDCRVEAGMTRKALEQHLKGTGLFFPIDPGADASLGGMAATGASGTTTVRYGTMRENVLGLTVVLPDGTVIRTGGRARKSSAGYDLTRLFLGSEGTIGIITEVLLRLHGIPEAIASAVCSFPTLADAVDAVIYTIQSGVPVARVELLDDVQMDAVNRYSDFDYPVRPTLFFEFHGTAAGVEEQSTEVGLIAKELGGTDFEWATRAEERSRLWAARHEAYYASLALRPGARGWATDVCVPISSLADCLLKTREDIDAEGLLAPIVAHAGDGNFHVLFIIDPEDEEEMARAKRVNARMIEQAISVGGTCTGEHGVGYGKVPYMRAQHGDAVDAMRSIKQALDPKGLMNPGKVVA, from the coding sequence ATGAGCACGATCGCGCAGACGCAACGGACCCCGCTCCCCGCCGCGCTCGAGAACGAACTCGAACGGGCGTTCGGCGACCGCTTCACGACGGCCGAGGCGATGCGGCAACAGCATGGCGAGGGCGAGTCGTTCCACGCCAACGAACCCCCCGACGCGGTTGTCTTCCCCGAGTCGACCGCCGAGGTGTCCGCGGTCGTCCGCGCCTGCCACCGGCACGACGTTCCCATCATCGGATTCGGGGCCGGCACGTCGCTGGAAGGGCATGTCGCCGCCCTGCGCGGCGGGGTGACGATCGCGACGAGCGGCCTCGCGCGCCTCATCGAACTCAACCCCGAGGACATGGACTGCCGCGTCGAGGCGGGGATGACGCGCAAGGCGCTGGAGCAGCACCTGAAGGGGACGGGCCTCTTCTTCCCCATCGACCCCGGCGCCGACGCGAGCCTGGGCGGGATGGCCGCCACCGGCGCTTCCGGGACGACCACGGTCCGCTACGGCACGATGCGCGAGAACGTGCTCGGCCTCACCGTCGTGCTCCCGGACGGGACCGTGATCCGCACCGGGGGGCGCGCCCGCAAATCGTCCGCCGGCTACGACCTCACGCGGCTCTTCCTCGGCTCCGAGGGCACGATCGGGATCATCACGGAGGTTCTGCTGCGGCTGCACGGGATCCCGGAGGCGATCGCCTCGGCGGTGTGTTCCTTCCCGACGCTGGCCGACGCGGTGGACGCCGTGATCTACACGATCCAGAGCGGGGTGCCGGTCGCGCGCGTCGAACTCCTCGACGACGTGCAGATGGACGCGGTGAACCGGTATTCCGACTTCGACTACCCGGTGCGTCCCACGCTCTTCTTCGAGTTCCACGGGACCGCCGCCGGCGTCGAGGAGCAGTCGACCGAGGTGGGCCTCATCGCGAAGGAACTCGGCGGGACGGACTTCGAGTGGGCCACGCGGGCCGAGGAACGATCGCGGCTGTGGGCAGCCCGGCACGAGGCCTACTACGCGTCGCTCGCCCTCCGTCCGGGAGCCCGGGGGTGGGCGACGGACGTCTGCGTCCCGATCTCCTCGCTCGCCGACTGCCTCCTGAAGACCCGCGAAGACATCGACGCGGAGGGCCTCCTGGCGCCGATCGTCGCGCACGCGGGAGACGGCAACTTCCACGTCCTCTTCATCATCGATCCGGAGGATGAGGAGGAGATGGCGCGCGCGAAGCGGGTGAACGCGCGCATGATCGAGCAGGCGATCTCGGTCGGGGGCACCTGCACCGGCGAGCACGGGGTCGGCTACGGCAAGGTCCCCTACATGCGGGCGCAGCACGGAGACGCGGTCGACGCCATGCGTTCGATCAAGCAGGCGCTCGACCCGAAGGGCCTCATGAACCCCGGAAAGGTGGTCGCATGA
- a CDS encoding DUF2269 family protein, whose amino-acid sequence MDMRGVMLFLHLIGLALWFGVTFSLAILGVRANKTGDRNVIAFIYRAGHRLLRGPGLIGMLLTTISGFGLAGLGGYGVFRLTPHWQFLMQVLGLSAFVLAVAVQIPNSGRLARAAEASANAGEESASFVKFRKTNAIVASINGVLILIATLLGAIRPM is encoded by the coding sequence ATGGACATGCGTGGAGTGATGCTCTTTCTGCATCTGATCGGGCTGGCGCTTTGGTTCGGCGTCACCTTCTCGCTCGCGATCCTCGGCGTCCGGGCCAACAAGACGGGCGACCGGAACGTGATCGCGTTCATCTATCGCGCCGGCCACCGGCTGCTCAGGGGCCCCGGGCTCATCGGCATGCTGCTGACCACGATCTCCGGCTTCGGACTCGCCGGCCTCGGCGGCTACGGCGTCTTCCGGCTCACGCCGCACTGGCAGTTTCTGATGCAGGTGCTGGGGCTCAGCGCCTTCGTGCTCGCGGTCGCGGTCCAGATCCCGAACTCGGGACGCCTCGCGCGCGCCGCGGAAGCCTCGGCCAACGCGGGGGAGGAAAGCGCGTCGTTCGTGAAGTTCCGGAAGACGAACGCGATCGTGGCCTCGATCAACGGCGTTCTGATCCTGATCGCCACCCTGCTGGGCGCCATCCGCCCCATGTAG